One Myxococcus stipitatus DNA segment encodes these proteins:
- a CDS encoding DUF418 domain-containing protein has product MDVSERVTLLDVVRGFALCGVFVSNSVSWFSGRVMIPREQSQALTASWFETVVNQLYNFFVNQKFVTLFSFLFGLGFAIQLARAQSRGSSVVPVYSRRLLVLLGIGLTHQYAIWCGDVLNTYALVGFALLLFRARSDRTLVYWAVAMLLVVPLTYAVVERFVPIWLHGAEAAMEAAKASRGAETASRGRLFEALSGDSFWGSLVGTARFNLESLLRPQRLLWMGLILGRFLFGLLAGRHLLLQDVERHRHFHQKLLRWGLVVGLLGNGFGVLVWRLRATGALGPGGADWMVISSTIQELGYLGLAAAYLSAFALASRQPWAPRLFGWIAPVGRMALTNYLTQSVVSVWVYNGWGLGFIGKLPPSRSIALALGIFAVQVVVSHLWLARFRFGPAEWLWRSLTYGKAQPMRLGVGSGAAGTATAS; this is encoded by the coding sequence GTGGATGTCTCGGAGCGGGTCACGTTGTTGGATGTGGTGCGCGGCTTCGCCTTGTGCGGTGTCTTCGTCTCCAACAGCGTGTCGTGGTTCAGCGGACGCGTGATGATTCCGCGCGAGCAGAGCCAGGCGCTGACTGCTTCGTGGTTCGAGACGGTCGTCAACCAGCTCTACAACTTCTTCGTGAATCAGAAGTTCGTGACGCTGTTCTCGTTCCTCTTCGGGTTGGGCTTCGCCATCCAGCTCGCGCGAGCCCAGTCTCGGGGCTCCTCGGTCGTTCCCGTCTACTCCCGGCGGCTGCTGGTGTTGTTGGGAATCGGCCTGACGCATCAGTACGCCATCTGGTGTGGCGACGTGCTCAATACCTATGCGTTGGTGGGGTTCGCGCTCTTGTTGTTCCGTGCGCGCTCGGACCGGACGCTCGTGTATTGGGCGGTGGCGATGCTGCTGGTGGTCCCCCTGACCTACGCGGTCGTCGAGCGCTTCGTGCCCATCTGGCTCCATGGCGCCGAGGCGGCGATGGAGGCCGCGAAGGCGTCACGAGGGGCGGAGACGGCGAGCCGCGGGCGTCTGTTCGAGGCGCTCTCCGGTGACTCCTTCTGGGGCTCGTTGGTGGGCACGGCGCGCTTCAACCTCGAGTCGCTGCTGCGTCCGCAGCGCCTGTTGTGGATGGGGCTCATCCTGGGTCGCTTCCTGTTCGGCCTGCTCGCGGGGCGCCACCTGCTGCTCCAGGACGTCGAGCGCCACCGGCACTTCCATCAGAAGCTGCTGCGCTGGGGGCTCGTGGTCGGGTTGCTGGGCAACGGCTTCGGCGTGCTCGTCTGGCGGCTGCGCGCGACGGGGGCGTTGGGACCCGGGGGCGCCGATTGGATGGTGATCTCATCCACCATCCAGGAGCTGGGCTACCTGGGGCTGGCGGCGGCCTACCTGTCCGCCTTCGCCCTGGCCTCCCGCCAGCCGTGGGCGCCGCGCCTGTTCGGCTGGATTGCCCCCGTGGGTCGCATGGCCCTGACGAACTACCTCACGCAGTCCGTGGTGAGCGTGTGGGTCTACAACGGCTGGGGGCTGGGGTTCATCGGCAAGCTCCCACCCTCCCGGAGCATCGCATTGGCCTTGGGCATCTTCGCGGTGCAGGTGGTCGTCAGCCACCTGTGGCTGGCGCGCTTCCGGTTCGGTCCGGCGGAGTGGCTCTGGCGCTCGCTGACCTACGGGAAGGCCCAGCCGATGCGGCTGGGCGTGGGGAGTGGCGCGGCGGGGACGGCGACCGCTTCCTGA